From Fulvivirga lutea:
AGAGCCAATGTTTTACTACCCTAACACGGATGAAGGGAAAGAACAATATTTGGATAGTGCCAAGGCTATTATCGATAATATGGAAAGCAGATTGGATGAATTATTTATCACCAAACCAAAGGCTCGTATTAAAGTAAAAAGAGTGGAGAAGTTTAGAGAGAACTCAGCAGGCAAAGCATTTTACCAAGCTCCGGCACCTGATGGATCGAGACCTGGAACATATTATGCCAACCTGGCTAACACCAAAAATATGCCTAAATACGAAATGGAAGCATTAGCCTACCATGAGGGAATTCCCGGCCACCATATGGACAGAAGTATTGCACAAGAGCTTACAGACATTCCTAAGTTTAGGAAATTTGGTGGTTACACGGCCTATGTAGAAGGTTGGGGACTTTACAGTGAGTTTATTCCTAAAGAAATGGGATTATATGCTAACCCATATTCAGATTTTGGAAGGTTAGCTATGGAATTATGGCGTGCATGTAGGTTGGTTGTAGATACAGGAATCCATCTTAAAAAATGGACTCGAGAAGAAGGTATTGAATACTACATGACCAATACATCTGGCAGTGAACGTGAATGTGTTAGAATGGTTGAAAGACATATAGTTATGCCTTCGCAGGCAACTGCCTACAAAATAGGGATGCTTAAAATATTGGACTTACGCTCTATGGCAATGGAAAAGCTAGGTGATAAATTTGATTTAAGGGAATTTCATGAAGTCGTTCTTACAAGTGGAGCCATTCCTCTTAATACGTTAGAGGAACTAGTAAATAATTGGGTAGAATCAAAAAAATGAGAAATAATAAAGGCCTGTCTAAACGACAGGCCTTTTGCTTTCCTGTAAAAGGTTTACTACGCCACCTTATATACAAACCTTTCAACGGGAAGAACATAAATTCCTAAGAAATGGGAACAGTAAGCTACCTGACTATCCAATTCATTGATAATGAGAATCTCCCGCTCGTTTAAACCCATTTTAAACTTAGAACCAACTTTTAATTGTTTAACCTGAACTCTTTCTGGTGATATCATATCCGCCAACTTTATAGAAGCAAATTGGCACTTCAATCATTGAGATGAAATAAGTAAAAACACTTAATTTACATGGTAAAATCTTGAATAAATTAAAGATGTGCTACTTGCACCAATCTAGGTAAGTTAAAGAAGCTATACAATGAAGAGAATATTAGGGCTGATAATCATTACAACTTTTTGTTGTATTACGAGTTGTGACTATTCGAAACAAAACCAGGAAAGCTCACAGCAGTTGAGTGATGAGGCAGAATCATCAAAATTTGATTGGAATACCGCTTCCATCTATTTTCTGCTAACTGACAGGTTTAATAACGGTGACAGTACTAATGACATAAACTTCAATAGAACTAAAGAAACTAGTAAACTCAGGGACTTTATGGGAGGTGATGTAAAAGGTATCACCGAAAAAATTAAGGATGGATATTTCACCAATCTCGGCATTGATGCCATTTGGTTTAGTCCTGTGTTTGAGCAAATACGCGGGTATGTAGATGAAGGGTCAGGCGTTACCTATGGCTTCCATGGGTATTGGCCTAAGGATTGGTCAGCTCTTGAACCTAACTTCGGAACAAAAGAAGACATTAAAGAAATGGTGGCTGCCGCGCATGAGAAAGGAATACGTGTATTAATGGATGTAATTATCAATCATACAGGACCAGTAACTGATAAAGATCCTGTGTGGCCTGCTGATTGGGTTAGAACTGAACCACAGTGCACCTATCAAAGCTATGAAACTACTGTAAGCTGTACCTTAGTTAAAAACTTGCCTGATGTTCTCACAGATTCTGAGGAAGAAGTTGAAATACCATTACAATTAGCTGAAAAATGGCGAAATGAAGGTCGGTATGAACAAGAGGTAGCAGAACTGGATGCCTTTTTCAATGCTACAGGGTTTCCGCGTTATCCAAAATACTATATCATAAAATGGTTAATTGACCTCATCAAAGATTATGGTATTGATGGTTTTAGGGTAGATACGGTAAAACATGTAGAAGAAGATGTATTTGATGAACTAGCTAACCTTGCCCAAAAAGCGTTTGAAGATTGGAAAAAAGCTAATTCTGATGCGGTTTTAGACGATGAAGAATTTTTTATGCTAGGAGAAGTATATAACTATGGCATATCAGGTAAACAACAATTTAATTTTGGTGATAGTGTGGTAAACTACTTTGACAACGGTTTTCAAAGCCTTATCAATTTTGAGTTTGTTTGGGATTGCAAGCAAATGGAATACGAAGCATTATTTAGCAAGTACGACAGTATTTTAGCTACTGAAGAGATGAAAAATATTGGTATACTTAATTATATTGACTCCCACGATGATGGGAATCCTTATGATGGCGCCAGAGAAAAACCTTACGAATCTGCTAACAAATTGTTATTAACACCCGGTGGTGCTCAAATTTATTATGGAGATGAAACTGCACGCTCGTTAGTCATTGAAGGTACCGAAGGGGATGCAACTTTACGATCATTTATGAATTGGGATGATCTGAAGCAAGCGGAGACAAAAGCCATCTTAACTCATTGGCAAAAGTTAGGTAAGTTCAGACAAATGCATCCAGCAATTAGTAGAGGTGAACACGCCATGTTGAATGAAAGCCCCTATACATTTTCTCGGAAGTTAGGGTCTGATAACGTTGTTATTGCTTTAGAGGCTCAGCCTGGAGAAAAGACCATTCATGTAGGTGGGGTATTCGAAAATGGACAGGAAGTAACTGATTATTATTCCAATAAAAAAGCAATAGTAACAGATGGTTCTGTCACTATTGCTTCGGATTATAATACTGTATTACTGCAGCTTTAGGTTAGATATTATGTAAGTTAATCGCCATTACTGGAATACTCGATCGCTTGCTTAATTCCTCAGTAGTACTCTCAGTGAATATACTTAATAGTCCTCCTGATGCATGAGTAAGTAATGCAAGCATAGAAGCACCCGTTCCTAAGCAGTATGCAATAAGCCCTTGCTCTTTATCATCATTCTGAGTGACTTTAAGTGTATAGTTTTCAAACTTATATTTATCTACAAATGATTTCACTTTTTTCTCAATAGCCGCTTTATCGCTATCAAGATCTGCTACATGAACTAAATGTAACTTCCCTGAAACATTCTTAGCAAAAGAATTTAAGAATTTAGCAGCTTGAAGAAAATTATCTTCGTCATCATGCTCTAAATCTATACCTACTACAATCTTTTTAAAGTCGTTATCGTTATAGTCACCTTTTACAGAAATTACCGGGCAGGAAGCTCCCACAATCATTTGTTCGGTGTGATTTCCACTAAAAAACTCATCTGCACTTTCTTCCCCTGAAGTAGCAATAACAGCTAAATCTATAGCCTGTTCTCTTATGTATTTTTTAAACCCATCTTCAAAATCCTCATCATAAACCTGGTAATTTACTTTCACAGAAACCCCATGTCTAGAAGCTATTTCCGCCAAGCGCTGATGGTTTTTTCTGGCTAATTTTAACGTGTAAAGATCGTTTTCTGAACCACCAGCATCTATTTCACCAGTGGTGGAGAATGTTGGCCCAAAAGGGTGATCCATGAAATTGACTAAATACACTTCGGCATCCGCACGTCTGCCAATATCAACAGCTAGTTTAAGTGCACTTTCAGATAACTCTGAAAAATCTGTTGGAACTAATATTTTTTGCATGTTTTTTCGGTTTTGTGATGTTTAAAAGATACCAAAATTGAAAAGTAAAACATAGTAATCTCACTAAATAATGTTAAGAGTACATACATTTGCAGCCAATTTTTAACAATGAAGAAACAAGTATTAGCTGCTTGTAAACAGGCGGTAACATCTAAGCTAGCGGATTTAAAGAATCAAATAAAGGACTTGCAGGAATCTGCCAATGAAGATTCTAAAAGTGCCATGGGCGATAAGTATGAAACAGGTAGAGCTATGGTGCATTTAGAGCAGGAAAACCTAATGACCAGATACACTGAGTTGAGTAACCAGCTTGAAATCCTGAATGCTTTAACAACAGAAGATACCAAAATCATTCAAAATGGTTCTCTTATCATTACCGATATGGGTATATTTTATATGAGTATAGGCTTAGGAAAAATAGATATTGAAAATTCTTCAGTATTTGCAATAGCTCCTAATTCACCGATTGGTCAGGAACTAATTGGTAAAAGTGCTGGAATGAATGTTACTGTAAATGGCCGCACTTACAATATAAAGGATGTGAAGTAATTCATCAGTTTGATGAATGGTGGTATAGATTCTTTTTATTAATGGCTAAACATTAATGGCCATAAAAGGCCTATCTTCACGGCCAGTAAATGACGAAAGAAAGAATCCTTTTATTAGTCCTGGCCTCTGCCCTATTTTCTCACATCATGGACTTTATGATCATGATGCCACTGGGACCACAATTAATGAGGCTTTTTGATATCACTCCTCAGCAGTTTAGTTTTTTGGTTT
This genomic window contains:
- a CDS encoding alpha-amylase family glycosyl hydrolase yields the protein MKRILGLIIITTFCCITSCDYSKQNQESSQQLSDEAESSKFDWNTASIYFLLTDRFNNGDSTNDINFNRTKETSKLRDFMGGDVKGITEKIKDGYFTNLGIDAIWFSPVFEQIRGYVDEGSGVTYGFHGYWPKDWSALEPNFGTKEDIKEMVAAAHEKGIRVLMDVIINHTGPVTDKDPVWPADWVRTEPQCTYQSYETTVSCTLVKNLPDVLTDSEEEVEIPLQLAEKWRNEGRYEQEVAELDAFFNATGFPRYPKYYIIKWLIDLIKDYGIDGFRVDTVKHVEEDVFDELANLAQKAFEDWKKANSDAVLDDEEFFMLGEVYNYGISGKQQFNFGDSVVNYFDNGFQSLINFEFVWDCKQMEYEALFSKYDSILATEEMKNIGILNYIDSHDDGNPYDGAREKPYESANKLLLTPGGAQIYYGDETARSLVIEGTEGDATLRSFMNWDDLKQAETKAILTHWQKLGKFRQMHPAISRGEHAMLNESPYTFSRKLGSDNVVIALEAQPGEKTIHVGGVFENGQEVTDYYSNKKAIVTDGSVTIASDYNTVLLQL
- a CDS encoding universal stress protein codes for the protein MQKILVPTDFSELSESALKLAVDIGRRADAEVYLVNFMDHPFGPTFSTTGEIDAGGSENDLYTLKLARKNHQRLAEIASRHGVSVKVNYQVYDEDFEDGFKKYIREQAIDLAVIATSGEESADEFFSGNHTEQMIVGASCPVISVKGDYNDNDFKKIVVGIDLEHDDEDNFLQAAKFLNSFAKNVSGKLHLVHVADLDSDKAAIEKKVKSFVDKYKFENYTLKVTQNDDKEQGLIAYCLGTGASMLALLTHASGGLLSIFTESTTEELSKRSSIPVMAINLHNI
- a CDS encoding 3-oxoacyl-ACP synthase; the encoded protein is MKKQVLAACKQAVTSKLADLKNQIKDLQESANEDSKSAMGDKYETGRAMVHLEQENLMTRYTELSNQLEILNALTTEDTKIIQNGSLIITDMGIFYMSIGLGKIDIENSSVFAIAPNSPIGQELIGKSAGMNVTVNGRTYNIKDVK